The genomic interval TTAACCAAGTTACTGGTGAAAGAAAAGTTTACTATTTCCTATTTTTCAATAAGGCAGATGTTACAGAATTGACAATGAATTACTGAGCTATAGTAAAACTACTAGAAACTTATATAGgttcaactaaaaatttttttacacgctgagtatggtggcacatgcctgtaatctcaacagcttaagaggctaagaaaggaggatcacaagttcaaagccagccttagcaacttagaccctaagcaacttcatgagactctgtctcaaaaaaaaaaaaaaaaaggtagtggtgggactggggatgtggctcagtggtaaagcatttctAGCTTCAATTACCagtttaaaaaaaggtttttataGGTTGGCATGGTaattacatgcctgtaatgccagttaCTAATGAAGCTGAGGTAAGTGGATCCAGAGTTCAAGGATAGCCTTGTCAAcctaatgagaccttgtctcaaaataaagaaaaaaaagattgagtaTATAGtagtatatagttcagtggtagaaagaTTGGCTGGCATGCATGAAACCCCATTGAATCCTTAGTATCAGAAGGAACAAAAAAGGAATTAGCATTAACCAACACACATAAACTAGTAATTTTCATACAATGTCAGGCTTTTGTTGATAtcacatgcaaatatttttccagacatggtggcatatgcttataaacccagaaatttgggaggctgatacaggaggattgccagcctcaccaactcagtgagacactgtctctaaataaaatacaaaatagggctgaggataataaggcttagtggttgagtgcccctgagttcaatccccagtatccccccaaaaagtatatatgtatatataatatccaAACCTTTTTAATGTGGGCTGGGCTAACAATGTTTGAATTCAGTGatcattttaactttataaaaaggGAATACTAGacttccatatatatatacatatgtagacTTGTGTTAGATTGTGATCTAAACAGGGTTgataaggaaatacaagtaaaTATGAACAACTTGATAGTTGATAATAtttaaaggactggagatgtggcttattggttaaacacctctggattaaatcaccagtaccaaaacaacaacaacaacaacaataacaaaaaacacaTCATTAAGTACAGTGGTCAAAGGGTATAAATTTCAATGTTTCTTCaaccatatataaaatgaaagtgaCCACATTTTGTACTTTTAGAGTAATTACAATGAAATTGAATTTCACTTTTCTTGAAATGGCAAGATTGTAGAAAAAAGTGAGATTTAGTGTATTTCCTCAATTTTACACGATCCTTAAtgcaaataaagacaaaatatatagaaTCAATAGAAACTATTACATAAATGTAGAGTGTCTAAGGACAAGTGATGCATTAGTCAATGTAGCTCTTTCCATGAGAAGTAAATGtttacaagaccctgggttcaattctcagcaccacaaaacaaacagaaacaaaaacaaaaagaccatAAGCCCCTATCTGTAATTTAAGAGTAGTCAGGAGTGAAGCAGTCATCTTTATGCTTATACTGAGTTGCTAAACTAAGTGATGATATCTTCTTTCACCAAAGgatctcaaaataatttctactgaTGCTCTAAAATATTCTGAAGAATCAACTAAGGTGAGTTTCTAATCCACAGACTTTTATTTTACACAAATTAAGCATACCTACCTTGTCATAATAGTCTGTCTGTCAGGGCGTACATCTAACAAAATCTTCATTATCTGAGGTTCAAATCCCATGTCTAGCATCTTGTCTGCTTCATCTAAAACCTGAATTCACAAATTAAGAATGTGGCTGATTAGATGAGAGTTAGCTAATATGTATGCTTTCTTTACAAATATAATAACcatttgctgggcatggtggcacatgcctgtattcctagcaacttgggaggctgcaaCAATATTGTCACTTCCatgccagtttcagcaacttagcaagataatCAGtaactgagaccttgtctcaaaaaacaaaacaaaacaaaaaaacaccctggattcaatccctaacccccccccccaaaaaaattaaaaaatccctCATTTCTctagagataaaaataattaagcCATTTGAAGTCATAAGAACAGATCTGTGGgctggtagaatgcctgccttgcaagcacaaggtcctgggttcaatcccctgcacatacacacaacaaAAAGATTTGTTTTAGTTGCCTTTCCCGTATCTTCTAAATCTGTTTAATGAGAATAAATATCTAAACCAACCAAGTAGATTTTAATAATTCCTTTGtaattaattacattttcaaTCCTTATTTCAATATTCTTAAACAAATGGGGAAATATTCCTAGAATCTAAAACCATTATATAAACcatcctaaaaatattttaagaaggagTCGTTTTCCTCCCCAGCATTCCCAACGTCTACATGATTACCAAGTATGTTACACTTCTCAAGTTCACAAAGTTATTCATTTGCAGATCATTCAGTCTTCCGGGAGTTGCAATAATGATGTCTACACCTTTTGAAACATCTTGTATTTGTCCATCTCTATCTCCACCACCATATAcacaaacacttaaaaaaaaaattcagaggttCATGGTTAGACATCCCATCATAACTGAAAATCCCAATTAATCTATGCATTCTGGATATAGATAAGATGAAGTGTCAGATGACTAAGAACTATCCACAACCACCAATTCACAGTGGTAAAAATTAAAGAACCATGTATCATAACTTAATCATACAACACAGTTGCTATTGATTGGATCAATGAATAGATGCAGGATCCTTGTTAAGCTCTTCACCTTCTAAATAGGTGAAAAGCAAGAAGATGCATAAATATACACTTtactaatatataaattattaatctgagtgacacaggaggctgaggcaggagtatagcAAGTTCCAGACCAGAGCCTGCAACTtcgtaagaccctgtcttaaaataaaaaagggctgtgggctgggttgtggctcaagggtagagcactcacctagcatgtgtgaagtactggattcgatcctcagcaccacataataaataaaatacaggtattgtgtccatctacaactaagtagattttttaaaaagtaggggtGGTGCTTGTAATTTAGCCTTGGGGTAAAGTGCCCTTGTTCAATCCTtagtataaataaatgtataaatgaatgaattaatatttgAGAAAAGATGTTTGCTCTGATTTAAACGTTATACAATGTATTCATGCATTGAAATTTTACAATGGTACCCCATTAACATACAGTTCATGGGCCTGGGGAAATAGCCCAGTGGTAAGTATTCCCTATTATATGAAAAACCTTGGTTAGGTTCCCAGTACTACAAATAGATAAATACTATACTGGCACAGAATTGACCAAAGAAATTACTTACCTCCTAAGACCTTTATATGAATATTTAGAACATTCAGCTTCAACCTGAAGAGCCAGTTCCCGAGTTGGTGTAAGGACTAACATTCCAGGTCCATTCcttttctctctatctctttggaaagaaaaacagattgcCTATCTCAGATGCATGGTATACTTAGTTCAGAAATTTATAGCAATGAGTGTCAAAGATGTATGTGTGTAGAGAGACATTTGTACCTTGTAAGATATCATTACAAGGGCCAGGGTTATGactaagtggtagagtgtttgcctagcatgtgtgaagcactggattcaatcctcagcactacatgagaataaataaatcaaataaaggtattgtgttcatctacagctaaagaagtttttaaaaaagatattacaGTGTCCTTCAATAGACTTTGGCTTACTATTTATTACATACCAGATAAAATAAGCTAATGGTATGACAAGTTTTTGTAAATTCTTTCTGATTACAAAAGCAATATTAACCATAAATTGGGGAAATATAAGAagtcatacaaataaaaaatccaaataacataGTTAAATCCTGACAGGGTTTAAGTCATGGTTTAAATGAGGAACAATCAATATACCAGTCTTTTCTCTTCTCTATACAAAATGAATTTATGTTTAAGGGGTCTTGTACTATGAAGGTGGAGAGCCTTGCTAAGTGTACCAATGGAGAAGACTGAATGAACTCATAGGAACCAAATAGCGATAGTAACCATATTACATATTTGGTGTCTATAGCTATGAAACTATTAAAGAAGGCAGCCAAAAGATTTCTTACACAAATAGCAAGCTTCCAGCAGAGCTGGTGTTAAGGCACGTTCTCTTGTCGGTGTGGATTATAATAGGGAATGGTACAGCATGCAATTTTAGACCTGGCCTGGAATAAATTGTCCTCCTTACAAAacataaataacaaaagaaaaaacccagTGTCCCAAATAACcaacattttcatttaatatggCCTTTTCattaacattcatttaaaatgtgaaacatGTTCTCATTGAAAAGAGAACTGGATTGAAcatgataatttaaataatttgaatcaGTGTTCCTCTATTAAGGCTTTTGTAGCACTACCTATTGCTTCCtaaaaatatttgccaatttATACTTTTTCATCAGCACTGTATAAGCATGTACTTGCTGGAGACAAGGCATTCCTTTTTGATTAATGTACTAGATAAAGAAATCTTCATTACATATTTGGTGTCTATAGCTATGACACTATTACAGAAGGCAGCGAAAAGATTTCTTACACTGGTTGAGAATCCAGATGAATAAATCCAGGCATTAAATATGATAGTGTCTTCCCTGTTCCTGTTTGTGCGACTCCAATAAGATCTATTCCTTGTAGAATTATTGGCCATGCCTGTgactgaaaaagaataataaacacTAAAAGAGCATATCTCTTCTTGTTATGTCTTTCTGTCTTCCTCCCAGCTCCACACttcatttaacaattttgaatgcaAGGCATTGGTGGTAGTGGTAGGAAGAACTAGAATGTTCATAAGAGATAATTGTTCTATGGTGATTTAATATATATCCAATATTGCTGAGGTAAAACATTCAGTGAAACACTAGAATTAAGGAAAGCATACTTGAATTGGAGTTGGCTTCTGGAAACCTGCCCTTTTAATGTTTTCCATAACTTCAGAGTAACATTGAAAGGCATCTTCAAATTTACAGGTAGGATTGGGGATAGGGCGCTTCGCACCATCTTTCAAGTCATCACatgttatattaaaattttccttcctttacaggaaaaataaaaacaaatgaggatTAGTGGCTTAGGTCACTTTACtcacaagaaagaaatttaaaaaaaaaaaaagttttactttgaaattcaactgtaaatgattaaaatcagacTACCATAAAATTTAGAGTGAAATATACtaagaaatagaaacagaagCCCATCTTCCTCCTATCTGAGGATAGTTTCAGAAGAAAGGCGATAATCACTATTATGAGTGGACCCATAAATTTCATGTGCAAAATTATAAATAGAACCTGAAAATCATGTTTCATAATTCAAAACCAGAATGGGAAAACATTTGAGGGACTGTGatgttccatattttcttttttttgctgaggatcgaacccaggccacacgcatgccaggcgagcgctctaccgcctgagccacatccccagccctattttttagttttcagcggacacaacatctttatttatatgtggtgctgagaatccaacccgggccgcatgcatgccaggcgagtgcgctaccgcttgagccacatccccagccccccatattttcttaatttaatacATGATCCTAAAATTTGTCATTTGTCCCAAAGTGAGCCCCATACCTCCACACTCCTGCTATACCATTCTTAGTTttataacagatttttaaaaattatttatttgcagtactaggaattggACACAGGGCATCCCACATGGTGGGCATTGATCTATAGTCCTAGCTCTTTGCATTTTATagttttactaagttgcccagactggcctccaatttgtgatccttctgcctcagcctcaccagtAATTAGGATTGTGAGCATACACATGCTAGActcagatatatttttatataacaatttttttagaAGTTGCTATtttccaggtgcagtggctcatgcctggaATTCCAGTGACTAAGGAAGCTGAGACTGGAGATCTTAAacttaaggtcagcctcagtaacttagtgaggccctaagcaattttgtaagatcctgtctaaaaagaggagaatcacaagtttaaggccagcctcagcattttagtcCTAAATACCCTGTCTCCTTCCTCAGTCTTGAGTCAGtgtataccactgcacctggttagGTCCATTATAATCTTATAACCATATGGGACCACCCTTCATATATGTAGTCCATTGGTGACTGATCCATTGTTAGCAGCAAGACTGTATTCAGTTCCTCAGCTTATATTAGTCACATTTTATTGTTCAATAGAAATATGTCTACTCTAGACACAAAAACCATTTTCCATCATTATTGGATACCAGTCTTCTAATATGTAGGATGCAACCAAGTTTTCATCTGAATAAATATGGACAGTCTATTTTCATTTGAACATAAATATGGAAAGCAAGCATAGGCTTCATATGCAATCATTTCAATCTTTGCCTAAAGAGTTAATACTAATAACATAATTATACAAAAGCATACTTAAATTAACAATAAACTACATACCTCCAGTTGTCTACTTGCACTTCTGTCATAGAACTAGTTGATGGTGATTCAACGTAAAAGTTTTTCTTAATTGGAGGTAAATCTGGGATATAAAGGTGAAAATCCAAACTTTGGTAATAAGATTTTACATTTCATTAACATTTACTCAAAGccacaaaaacaaactaaaatatgtATTAAGTTCACCATGTGTTTAGATAATTTTAGACAGTTCTATACTTTACAACCAAGAGTTGCCACACTAGGCGATTTCCTTTTGGTTTTCATCCAAGAAAGAGACTTTTATCACTGAAGTTTCAAATAAAGTAAAGCATGCTTTACAAGACAGAAAACCAGTTTATGATGGTTTGCCCTCAAACATAGTTAACATTTCATACCATTATtttttaggaaattaaaaaattttcattcttctgctCTGAGCAATATATCTTATATGCCTGAGTCCTCTTCCGAACTTAAATCCTTCCTCTGACTTCCCATAGCAAATCTCACAATGTCAAGGTAGCTCTGGAAACTTAACATGCAAATGTGCTGACCAACAATGATGTTAGTCACTTATAATTTGATCATTCTATTCCAGtgcattactttttaatttaatataaaagatgCAGTATTGCTGCCTCACTCTAATTGCCCAGATTACTATCTAAAACATACCCAGATTTAATATACCATGTGtggaatttcatttaaaattcaaaaatggcCAAGTGCatggcacttgcctataatccccaaTGATTTAGGAGGGTGAGGCAGTGTTACAAGTtcgtggccagcctcagcaatttataaaaaataaaaatagctgaggacttagctcagtgttaaagcacccctgggttcaatccccaaataaataagtaaataaatgaattaaaaaatgtgtgatggggtggtgcatgcctataatcccagtgaacccaggaagctgaggcaggcggatcacAGTTGGAGAGCAGCCTGgtcaaaaaatccaaaaaaaaccCGTCTCCATAAGTTATGCTTTTTATGATTTAAtggttttccctttttctcactaCTGTTAGCTAGGtcattccaaaataaatttttcataaacCACCACAACAATTTATGGTTGACATGTTTAGTCACTTCACACTTAATTCTTGGggctgattttcttcctttttcttaaactttttacaGTGAGTTACCTCAAATAATGCATAAGCTTAATATTCagttttccatttataaaatagaattatagaaataattatgactacaatggaatattattcagcattaaaatataacaatattatggcatttgcagggaaatggatggcattagagcagattatgctaagtgaagttagccaatcccaaaaaaacaaatgccaaatgtcttctctgatataagggaggtgacacaaaatggggtagggaagagcatgagaagaaaattacctctagatagggaagagaggttggagggaaagggagggagaatgggaattgcatggaaggggaaaggagaccccctttgttatacagaatacaggtatgatgatgatgtcaggggaaaaaaaagaagtgggtcacattagattgggtagaaagaagtgatgggaggggaggggaggggaagaggggaatggaaggatagtagaataaaatagacattattattgctgtttgtatatacgtgactgcatgaacaatgtgattctgcaacctgtacactcagaaaaatgagaaattatatcccatctgactCAATGTACAATATGTCAAGATCTTATACTGTcacgtgtaactaattaaaacaaatttaaaaaagagtcaataaatgaaaaaaaaaagaaaaaaaataattatgatttagATCAATgacaaattttccattttttcatttgGATTTCATTGCTAAAAATATGGCAGATATCTTACAGAAAAGAACTAGTATAATCAATAGCATATGTAAATCTTAGGACATAGCACTGAcctgcccacttttttttttcccatttcacagCATCCTCTCGAATTTGATCCCAGTCTATCAATGGCTGATCTTCTGTAACACTGTCATTTGTGCTTGCATTTCTTCCAGCAGAAGGTTGGAATGCgacaatgtcttttaaaaatattttttaccaaaTTAGTTTTGTAATAAATTCTGTCTGCACAAAATCCTCAAAGCTATTTTTCTATACTATATTTAAGAACTGGAAGTGAGTGTgttagtgcacacctgtaatcccaggtactcgggaggctgagacaggagcatcaaGTTCAAGAAAGGCCTGGGTAACTAGTAaaactctgtgtcaaaataaaatatttttaaaaaatggctagggatgtagctcagtgttaaactgcttgcctagcaagtaccAAACCTTGAATtctaatccccagtgccacaaaataaaacacacaaaaaattgaaaacaaaaaccaattcttgaaatataaaatttatttttgtaaactaaCATGTGCAAggagatccccagcaccacaaaaagatgGGGTGGGGAGGATCATACTATAGTACCATGATGATCTAGTTGCATGGGTTTTGTTATTTATTAACTTATGaaaaaatttacttataaaagaaaatattatgaagagTCTAGTGTGTGCTGAAATACTGTCATGtcattatctaatttttttaagagagaatttttaaaaatttatttatttatttttagtttttggtggacacaacatctttattttatttgtatgtggtgctgaggatcgaatccagcgccccatgcatgccaggtgagcacactaccacttgagccacatccccagcccattatctAATCTTTATAATATTCCCGTAAAGTAGATATTATCCCAGCTTGACAGATAAAAATCATGTCACCTTGGAGGTGAAGTTCCTTTCCAAGAAACACTAAGGAGGGGAAATGTGGCCATCAGAACCCaagtttctgttttacttttgtctCACATCTATGTATGGTTCAATAATGGCCCTTTCTCTAGATAGAtatcaaatttttaatatttcaaatactaAGCAGTTTTCAAAGTCTTCCTTGATCTAGGGAAGAGACCAGAGTCAGAAGCCCAAGACAAATCCTCACCATTTATGTTGAAGAAGATGTATTAAAGGGTTATTTTCTATTATGTGTAACTTAGAAGTAAAACTAAACTACAGTTTCAATTTGAGGAATGAAAGTAATCTGGGCTTctgtagaaaagaaaattactagaTTTAAGAAAATCTAAACCTATGTCTCAAGAAAGGACTCAAGTATAATGGATTataacaaagaaattttaaaatttttaaagggcttCAGTGGGTAAAAATTACTTACCAACTTTGCGTtcagaattattattttcttgttttttaacaaaattttctatcactgcttttgcttttatttgcatGGCCTTGTTGCCAAAAATTTTGACTTCTGCCTCAGGATTTCCTTTTATTATCTGAATATAGGAGGAAGAATAGATGAGAATGAAGTCCCCTCACACCTATCCCAAACAACCACtcaatttcaaataatataataGTACATAGCATTACTATAATTCAATATCTACATTTCTAAAGAGAAGGCTTGTTAATATACTCTGGATTTACCTCCTGATTGGATGAGGAGAAGCAagataatttgtaaattaaaaaaaacaaaaaactgacagCTGGAAAAATTAATTCAAGGGGAGTATGGTAGCATTGCCCTCTAattccaggaactcaggaggctgaggaaggaggatttcaagttcaaggcagtgttagaaacttagtgagaccctatttcaatataaaaaatacagaggcctggggatatagctcagtggtagaagaccactgggttccatccccagtatggcccaaaacaaaacaattcagcAAGTTTTAGGGGGGAAATCAGAACATCAATCTGACAGGTGACAATACTTTGAGTTCTTTCTTTTATAAGACGGGACTGTTTTGTTAGGCTTATCTTATAGAATTATAGGGCTGAGGTGGATTACACTATATTATGTGGATAAAagtttactttattattttattggtactagacattgaacccaggggcactctaccactaagctacatccctgactctttgttttttttttttggttttgttattttgagacagggtctaagttgcccatactggcctcaatcttgtgaacctcctgcctcatcctcctgagtccttgggattacaggcatatgccactggtCCCagcttagaaaaataaataaaaatttattgaactTCCAAGTtacttatgtacatttttaatttcatgcaGTTCTCTACTCAGACATGTATACTGTTATGGAggtcaagattttctttttcttaccaggGATTGACTCCAgtggcaccttaccactgagccaaatccttaGCCCATTGTTTTtcagacagggtttcaccaagttacttagggcctcgctaagttgctgaggctagccttgaatttccACTcccactgcctcagcctcctgagcctctgggattacaagtatgtgccaccctTCCCAGCTGAAGGTAAATTTTCAAAGTCTGATGTTATGACATTTAGGATAGAATTTATAACACTTTTATAGGTGTCCAACAGCAGATAACCTCATTGAAAATTTATCTAGAAAGTACTATACACTAAATGTTGTCTTGGGCTGGTGAATCAGTGCTTATCCTCCGTAGGGTTTACAGAAACAACTTTGTGTAAGTACCGAAATAGGCAGTCATAGATGCTGCAATGGAAAAGGGACACCTTCATAGAATGGGGAACAGGGAGCAGGAAGCCTTAGACATCCCTAATGTGGTAACTAAGCTAACCTGAATGAGTAGGAGTTAGTAAGATACCAATCATAGGAGAGCATCTGGAAATGGATAGTGTTCAAGACAGTAAGGGAAGTTAAACACACCAGGTCATTGGACAATGCTGAGGAGTCTGGACTTAAAGTCTAAGATGCCATGATAGATTTTATGTAGGAAAGGAACATGAACACAATGTTTTAATTGGAGggggaaattattatttttttaaatttattttttagctataagTAGACacaatctttaatttatttttatttggtgctgaggatcgaaacaaGCATCTCacgcatgctaagtgagcactttAACTGTGACCAACAACTCTAGcccaaaattattattactttaaaaacttGATTACAACCAATTTGTTGGCATTAAAATTAgaagcattttaaatttgaataatgGCTTATATAGCAAAATTAAGAAATTGAGTTTGGCAAAAATGGGAataggagctgggattgtggcttagtggtatagcatttgcctagcatgtgtgatgcactgggttggattcttagcaccacattaaaataaaggtatcgtgttcacctataacttaaatatatattaaaaatatttttccagtaaTTACAGATCAGAAGgcagaaataaatttcaagaaacaGACAAAACCCATGTTTACAATGATTGTGCCACAGATTTACATTCAGTATTGCATTAGTAAACTGCACATTTAAATCTTCACTTTGAGATTTGAGAGGtgtttcttgaaaaaaatctcagtaCCTTATGCAAATAATCAGTCTTTCATGTGCCCTAGAACAACTTGAAATTTCTCCACTGTATGAATACACAAAATACTTACCACGTTGGTAGGTCAAAATACATACTTTCATAACAAAAA from Ictidomys tridecemlineatus isolate mIctTri1 chromosome 8, mIctTri1.hap1, whole genome shotgun sequence carries:
- the Ddx43 gene encoding putative ATP-dependent RNA helicase DDX43, whose product is MSRQEAGANASSWVVASRRNSTAPRAPERRGAEELNRRGRGSSRGGRGGGWRDSSGLPEAVAAGRGEPPLCFGFKNDLVGAVIGRGGSKIKEIQNMTNTRIQIIKGNPEAEVKIFGNKAMQIKAKAVIENFVKKQENNNSERKVDIVAFQPSAGRNASTNDSVTEDQPLIDWDQIREDAVKWEKKKWADLPPIKKNFYVESPSTSSMTEVQVDNWRKENFNITCDDLKDGAKRPIPNPTCKFEDAFQCYSEVMENIKRAGFQKPTPIQSQAWPIILQGIDLIGVAQTGTGKTLSYLMPGFIHLDSQPVDREKRNGPGMLVLTPTRELALQVEAECSKYSYKGLRSVCVYGGGDRDGQIQDVSKGVDIIIATPGRLNDLQMNNFVNLRSVTYLVLDEADKMLDMGFEPQIMKILLDVRPDRQTIMTSATWPYAVRRLAQSYLKEPMIVYVGTLDLVAVNTVKQNIIITTEEEKRTHIQTFLESMSPKDKVIVFVSRKAVADHLSSDLILRHISVESLHGNREQSDREKALENFKTGKVRILIATDLASRGLDVHDITHVYNYDFPRNIEEYVHRVGRTGRAGRTGMSITLITRNDWRVATELINILERANQSIPEELVLMAERYKANKLKREMEKKMGRPQGKPQKFY